From one Leptospira stimsonii genomic stretch:
- a CDS encoding LIC13410 family lipoprotein produces the protein MKQILSALMILACLSVLSFCRSEDKKQPPKQEFQPNSDIRTFEVGMIKEGDKRIKAEAVLGTPSVELNTQDGAVLEWYLVSTEYQKNSYKTLAEKPASIAEDTKFIKLTIDKKGVIKKMEYKL, from the coding sequence ATGAAACAAATTCTTTCAGCGCTCATGATTTTAGCATGTCTCTCCGTTCTTTCGTTTTGTAGATCGGAAGACAAAAAACAACCGCCTAAACAAGAATTTCAACCAAACTCCGATATCAGAACCTTCGAAGTCGGTATGATCAAAGAGGGAGATAAGCGGATAAAGGCCGAAGCGGTATTAGGAACCCCATCCGTGGAATTAAACACACAAGACGGAGCAGTTTTAGAATGGTACCTTGTTTCCACAGAATATCAAAAGAATTCTTATAAAACCTTGGCGGAAAAACCGGCAAGTATTGCGGAAGACACTAAGTTCATTAAGTTGACGATCGATAAAAAAGGCGTCATTAAAAAAATGGAATATAAGCTCTAA
- a CDS encoding LIC13411 family adhesin: protein MLTFLISTNCSTYLQNRKNDFKDIFSAGIENPGYGAGLRIGPLAAGFVFQGGESSPGRRDLGKGYGLRGGHFGTYRSQQLIFGILGSDTFFPLDVETQSSETGDEEVSPELQEELKNLENTKIPGDKVPEFLNERYNIKSQKLRYLSFYHIPVAERRKRKKEEFYRRFIEEQSFDRNDPSIQNALQALNKKKDGYPKSFLFQMEVYLGIYYGIRIGINPAELLDFLLGIAGLDLLDDDLSD, encoded by the coding sequence ATACTCACGTTTCTTATTTCGACCAATTGCTCCACGTATCTGCAAAATCGTAAGAATGATTTCAAAGACATCTTCTCCGCCGGAATCGAGAATCCAGGATACGGTGCCGGTTTACGAATCGGCCCTCTCGCCGCGGGTTTTGTATTTCAAGGCGGGGAATCTTCTCCCGGTCGAAGAGATTTGGGAAAGGGTTACGGATTGAGAGGTGGGCACTTCGGTACGTATCGATCTCAACAACTTATATTTGGAATTCTCGGAAGCGATACGTTTTTTCCTTTGGATGTGGAAACACAAAGTTCGGAAACAGGAGACGAAGAAGTATCTCCCGAACTTCAAGAAGAACTTAAGAATTTGGAGAATACGAAAATCCCAGGTGATAAAGTTCCTGAGTTCTTAAATGAAAGATACAATATCAAAAGCCAGAAGCTTCGTTACCTTTCCTTCTATCACATTCCCGTTGCCGAAAGAAGAAAAAGAAAGAAGGAAGAGTTTTACAGAAGATTTATCGAGGAACAGAGTTTTGATAGAAACGACCCGTCGATCCAAAATGCGCTACAAGCTCTCAATAAAAAGAAAGACGGTTACCCGAAAAGTTTTCTATTTCAGATGGAAGTATATTTAGGAATTTACTACGGGATAAGAATAGGAATCAACCCCGCTGAACTTCTGGATTTTCTACTCGGAATCGCGGGGTTGGATTTACTGGACGACGATTTATCGGATTAG